The genomic window CTCGGCCGAGAGCTCGACCGCGGCGCCGGCGGGCGCGCCGGAGTCCAGGCGCTGCGCCATCGTGCCCATGAGGCGGCGAGCGGGCTCGTTCTCGCCGAGGATCGTGGCCTCGAAGCGGCGGATGTCGCGCTCGCGGGCCTCGTCGGCCAGGCGCAGCGCCATCAGCCTGCCGAGGCCGCGGCCCTGGAAGTCGTCGCCCACGACGATGGCGACCTCCGCCGCCTGCCGATCGCCGGCCAGGCGCACGAGGCGCGCGACGGCCACGAGGTGGTCCGGGTCATCCGGGGGCAGGGCCACGAGAGCCACGTGGTCGTTCCCGTCGAGCTCGGTGAGGTAGCGCAGCTCGCCGTTGGAGAAGCGCTGCTTGGGCGCGAGGAAGCGCCGGTAGACCGATTGCGGGGAGAGGCGGGCGAGACCGTCCACGAGCAGCGCCTTGTCGTCCGGCCGGATGTGGCGGACGAGCAGTTCGGTGCCGTCGGGGATCGAGACGATCACGATGACAAGCTATGAACATCGCGGCGGATCGAGTGTGTTCGCCGTCACATCGCATGTAGGGTGGCCGCCATGGAGAAGCCCACCAAGGTCGTCGGCCAGCGCGTCGGCGCCATCCTCATCGACTCGCTGATCGTGTTCGCCTTCAACACCGCGCTCTTCTTCGCGATGGCGCAGACGAACGAGGACATCCTCCGCGGCCTGGGCGAGGGCGACATCCAGCTCGACACCAGCACCTACTTCAACCTCGACCTCGGCGACGACACCTACTCGCTCGTGGGCGGGGACTTCCTGCTCTGGCTGCTCATCACGAGCGTGGTGGGGATCCTCTACTGGATGATCCTGCCGGGGCTCAAGGGCTGGACGGTGGGCAAGCTCATCACGGGCATCCGGGTCGTGAAGGACGATGGCACCTGCCCCGCCGGCATCGGCAAGAACGTGGTGCGGCAGCTGCTCTGGATCGCCGACTACTTCCCCTACATCATCCCCTACCTCACCGGGTTCGTCGTGGCCCTCACGAACGACCGCAACAAGCGGGTCGGGGACATCGTGGCGGGCACGCTCGTGGTGCGCGCGAGCGCGGCCGGCCGGCCACTCCCGGCCGGCGCGGGCGCCCAGCCGGGCGCGGCGCCCTTCGCCGCGCAGCCGGCGGCCGGTGGGCCGGGGGCGGCGCCGGTGGCCGCGCAGCCGGCGGCCGGTGGGCCGGCGGCGCCGGACTGGTATCCCGACCCCCAGGGCGAGAAGCGCCTGCGCTACTGGGACGGCGCCGCCTGGACCTCGCACACGGCCGACTGACCGGTTTGGCCAGGGGCCGCGTGCCGCGGGCCGCCGCGGCCGTCGCCGGCCTGGCGGTCGCAGCATGGGTGTCCACCCGCTGGGTCTCCCTGTCCCCGGACGCCCGCTACTCGCTCGCCTGGGGCGCCGAGCTCATCCGCGGCGACGCCCCGCAGGTGGACGCGCCGGAGGTGTCCACGCCGCACCCGCTCCCGATAGTGGCCGGCGGGCTGGTGTCGCTGCTCGGCGCGCGGGCGGCCGCCGACGTGTACGCCTTCGGTGCGGTGCTCGCGTTCGCCCTGCTCGTGTACGCCGGCTTCCGGCTCGGCCGGGCGCTCGGGGGCACGGTGGCGGGCGTGGTGGCGGCCGCACTTGTGGCCACCCGCGAGCGCGTCGACTTCTTCGCCTCGCGCGCGTTCATCGACATCCCGTTCGCCGCGCTGGTGCTGCTGGCGGCGGCGCTGGCGGCGGAGGGCCCCCGCCGCAACGCCACACCCGCGCTGGGGCTGCTCGCGCTCGCCGGCCTGCTGCGCCCGGAGGCGTGGGGGCTCGCCGCGCTGTACGGCGGCTGGGTGATCGTCGACCAGGCCCGCCCCAGCCGGGGTCAGGTCTTGCAGAACGGCAGAACTCGGGCCGAAGGCCCCTGCTGGTCTGCAAGACCTGACCCCGGCCCCTGCGGCATTGCAAGACCTGACCCCGGCCCGGCACCTGCGGCCACGCTCGCCCTCGTTGCCGCCGCGCCCGCCATCTGGATCCTCTTCGACCTCGCGCTCACAGGCGACCCCTTCCACTCCCTCCACGGCACCCAGGAGAACGCGCTGCTGCTCGAGCGCGACACCGGCCTCGACGACCTGGGGCCCAGCCTGCGCGCGGGAATCGAGGACCTCGCCGGCCTGGCGCCCGCCGCGGCGGGCGCGGCGTTCGGGGCCTGGGGGCTGGTGCGCTTCCGGCGCGAGCGCCCGGCGTTCGCGGTCGTCATGGGGCTGGTGGGTGCGGGGATCGCCGCCTTCGCCCTGCTGGCCGTGGCGGACCTGCCGCTCAACGACCGCTACCTCGTGGTGCCCGCGCTGGCGCTGCTCGCGCTCGCCGCGGCCGCGGTGCCACGGGCCACGCGCAGCGTCGTGGCGGCGGCCGCCGCCACGCTGGCGCTCGTGCCGGCCGCGCTGGCGCTGCCTGACGACCTCGACGCGGCGGGCGACGGGCTCGAGGGCGCACACTCCAAGGCGCGCGCGGACGAGGACCTCGAGCGGCTGCTCTCGCGCGACGGCGTCCGCGCCGCGATCGATCGCTGCCAGAGCCTGTCGGCCGCGGCGTCCGGGCGTCCGGCGGTGGCGGCCCTGCTGGGGCGCGACCCCGCCACGGTGGCCATCTCGCTCAGCCCGGTGCCGCCGCCGGGCAGCGCCACCCTGAGCACGAGCGAGACCGTGCCGCCCGGCACCCCGCGGAGCGTGCGCGTGCGTGCCTGGACCTTCGTCAACCGCTGTTGAGGCGGCCAGGCCGGCCGGCTACGCGGCGCCGCGGATCGCGGCCGCCTCGAGCGCCATGCCGAGCGCGTGCTGCCGCCCGCGGCCGAGGCGTTCGCGGGCTTCGTGCGCGAGGCGGTCGGCAAAACGGGGTCAGGTCGTGCCTGACCCCCTCAGGAGCCAAGCCACCTGCGCCTGCTGCTCCACCACCGCGCACGTGTCCAGTGCCGCGCGCAGGGTCGCCCCGCAGCCCACCACCCCGTGCCGCGCCATGAGCACGGCGCGGCGGTCGCCCAGGGCGGCGAGCGCCGCCGCGGCCAGCTCGCCCCCGCCGGTGGGGGCGAACGGGGCCGTGCGCACCGGGCCGCCGGCGTAGTGCTCGATCTCCTCCGTGCCGGTGTCCAGGACGTCGCCGAGGAAGCTCCATGCCACCGCGTGCGGGCTGTGGGTGTGCACGATCGCGCCGACCTCGGGGCGGGCGCGGTAGATCGCGCAGTGCACGCGCCACTCGCTCGACGCCTCCCGGTCGCCGCCGGCCACGCGGCCGTCGAGGTCGATCCGCACGACGTCGGCCGGCTCCATCTCCTCGTATGGGAGCGAGGTGGGGGAGATCAGCACGGCGTCCCCGTCCCGCACGCTGGCGTTGCCGGTGGTGGCCACCGCCAGGCCGGAGCGCAGCATGGCGAGGCAGGTCTGGACGAGCTCAGCGCGCAGCGACACGGGCGATGGCCTCGGGGTAGGGCGGCCGGAGCACGCCGGCCTCGGTGACGATGACGGTGACGAGCTCGGCGGGCGTGACATCGAAGGCGAGGTTGGTGGCGTCGGCGAGAGTGGTGACCTCCGCCGGATCGCGCTCCTCGATCGGGATGCCGTCGCCGGACGCGGTGGCGGGGTCGATGGTGGACACCGGCGCGGCCACGCAGAACGGCACGCCGTGGCGATCGGCCAGGACGGCCAGCGGGTAGGTGCCGATCTTGTTGCCCACGTCGCCGTTGGCCGCGATGCGGTCGGCGCCCACCACGACCCGGTCCACCAGCCCGCGTGCCATCAGCGCGCCGGCGCTCGAGTCGGTGATCACCCGGTGGGGGATGCCCAGCCGGCCCAGCTCCCACGCGGTCAGGCGCGAGCCCTGGAGCAGCGGGCGCGTCTCGTCCACCCACACCTCGCGCACGCGGCCGGCATCCCAGGCGGCCCGGATCACGCCGAGGCCGGTGCCGTAGCCGGCCGTGGCCAGCGCGCCGGTGTTGCAGTGGGTGAGCACCCGCTCCTCGACTTCGCCGAAGAGCGCCGCGCCGTGGGCCGCCATGGCGCGGTCGGCCTCCTCCTGCTCGCGCGCGATCGCGTGGGCCTCGGCCAGCGGGTCGGCGGCGACCAGGCAGCGATCGAGCGCCCAGCGCAGGTTGACCGCCGTGGGGCGGGTGGAGGCCAGTAGCCCCGCGGCATGCTCGCGTTCGCGCGGGGGCGCCAGAGCCAGGCCGTAGGCGGCGGCCACTCCGATCGCGGGCGCGCCGCGCACCGCCAGGCGCCGGATGGCGTCAGCAACCTCCTCCGGCGTGGTGCAGCGCAGCCACGTCTCGTCGGCCGGCAGGCGGGTCTGGTCGAGCAGCTCGAGCGCGCCGCCCGCCCAGCGGATGGGCTGCACGCTCACTTCAGCTCGATCCACAGCGCCCGCGCCACTGCGCGGCGAGCCGCCCGGCTGTGTACCCGCCCTTGGCGGAGCCGGGCGGCCCGTGAAACCGCGCAGGTATCGAGAAGCCGGCCGTCAGCCGATCAGCCCGCTCTCGGAGAGGTACGCCTGGGCCACCGCCTCCGGCGTCTCCTTGTCGAGGTCCACGCGGGCGTTGAGCTCCTGCATGACCTCGTCGGTGAGCCCCTCCTGGATCTGCTGCACCAGCGCGGTGAGCTCCTCCTGGCCGGCCTCCTCCACGATCTGGTCGCGCATCACCAGCGTGGAGTTGTAGGGCGGGAACATGCCCTGGTCGTCCTCGAGCAGCACCTCGTTGTTGCGCTGGATCTGCGGGTCCGTGGTGAACACGATCGACACGTCGGCGCGCCCGTTCTCGAGCACCTCGTGGCGGAGGTCGATGGCCACCGGCACGAACTCCTCGAACTCGAGGCCGTAGACCTGCTGCAGCCCCAGCAGGCAGTCCAGCCGCTGGCGGCACTCCGGCGAGCCGTACAGGCTGAGGTTGCCCGCCTCGCCCTCGAGGTCGGAGATCGTCTCCAGCTCCAGCCGCTCCGCCGTCTCCTGCGTGACCGCCACCTCGTTCGAGCTGGTGAACGGCGTGGGCGGGAACGCGGTGAGGTCCATCTCCTCGAAGCCCTGGCGCGCCTGCTCGAAGGCGGCGGCGGGCTCGGTGGGAATGTCCTCCGACGCGACGTCGAAGAACGACAGCAGCGCCGTGCCGGTGTACTCGGGGTAGGCGTCGATGGAGCCGCCCTCCAGCGCGCGCAGCGCCGTGGCCTCGTCGCCGAGGTTCAGCTCCTTCTCCACGGTGAAGCCCGCGGCCTCGAAGCCCTGGGCGAAGACTTCGCCGAGGATCTTCTGCTCGGTGAAGTTCTTCGAGCCGATCGTGATCGACTGGCCCTCGAACGCCGGGTTGGCCTCGATCTGAGTTGCCGCGGCGGTGTCCGTGCCGCCGCCGTTGTCGGCCTGGCCGCCCTCGTCGTCGTCATCGCCGCAGGCCGCGAGGCCCGTTGCGAGTGCGAGCGCCAGAACGGCGAGGATGAT from Thermoleophilaceae bacterium includes these protein-coding regions:
- the mtnA gene encoding S-methyl-5-thioribose-1-phosphate isomerase, which gives rise to MSVQPIRWAGGALELLDQTRLPADETWLRCTTPEEVADAIRRLAVRGAPAIGVAAAYGLALAPPREREHAAGLLASTRPTAVNLRWALDRCLVAADPLAEAHAIAREQEEADRAMAAHGAALFGEVEERVLTHCNTGALATAGYGTGLGVIRAAWDAGRVREVWVDETRPLLQGSRLTAWELGRLGIPHRVITDSSAGALMARGLVDRVVVGADRIAANGDVGNKIGTYPLAVLADRHGVPFCVAAPVSTIDPATASGDGIPIEERDPAEVTTLADATNLAFDVTPAELVTVIVTEAGVLRPPYPEAIARVAAR
- a CDS encoding class II aldolase/adducin family protein, with the protein product MSLRAELVQTCLAMLRSGLAVATTGNASVRDGDAVLISPTSLPYEEMEPADVVRIDLDGRVAGGDREASSEWRVHCAIYRARPEVGAIVHTHSPHAVAWSFLGDVLDTGTEEIEHYAGGPVRTAPFAPTGGGELAAAALAALGDRRAVLMARHGVVGCGATLRAALDTCAVVEQQAQVAWLLRGSGTT
- a CDS encoding glycine betaine ABC transporter substrate-binding protein; translation: MKQLRIILAVLALALATGLAACGDDDDEGGQADNGGGTDTAAATQIEANPAFEGQSITIGSKNFTEQKILGEVFAQGFEAAGFTVEKELNLGDEATALRALEGGSIDAYPEYTGTALLSFFDVASEDIPTEPAAAFEQARQGFEEMDLTAFPPTPFTSSNEVAVTQETAERLELETISDLEGEAGNLSLYGSPECRQRLDCLLGLQQVYGLEFEEFVPVAIDLRHEVLENGRADVSIVFTTDPQIQRNNEVLLEDDQGMFPPYNSTLVMRDQIVEEAGQEELTALVQQIQEGLTDEVMQELNARVDLDKETPEAVAQAYLSESGLIG
- a CDS encoding RDD family protein — its product is MEKPTKVVGQRVGAILIDSLIVFAFNTALFFAMAQTNEDILRGLGEGDIQLDTSTYFNLDLGDDTYSLVGGDFLLWLLITSVVGILYWMILPGLKGWTVGKLITGIRVVKDDGTCPAGIGKNVVRQLLWIADYFPYIIPYLTGFVVALTNDRNKRVGDIVAGTLVVRASAAGRPLPAGAGAQPGAAPFAAQPAAGGPGAAPVAAQPAAGGPAAPDWYPDPQGEKRLRYWDGAAWTSHTAD
- a CDS encoding GNAT family N-acetyltransferase, with the protein product MIVSIPDGTELLVRHIRPDDKALLVDGLARLSPQSVYRRFLAPKQRFSNGELRYLTELDGNDHVALVALPPDDPDHLVAVARLVRLAGDRQAAEVAIVVGDDFQGRGLGRLMALRLADEARERDIRRFEATILGENEPARRLMGTMAQRLDSGAPAGAAVELSAELPAAA